A genomic region of Aureimonas populi contains the following coding sequences:
- a CDS encoding NADPH-dependent FMN reductase, with amino-acid sequence MKNIAVINGSLRKDSLNRTLAEAIAGLAAESMRFQFVEIGDLPLYNEDLWAQPPESVLRLKREVEAADAVLFVTPEYNRSFSPAIKNAIDWGTRPWGQNSWESKPSAVIGTSPGAGGAMAGQNALKSLLTVVDTVQMGQPEVYFQFKPELFAADGSVADEKTREFLMRWVRRFDGFIERVSPPKTSAQADAA; translated from the coding sequence ATGAAGAACATTGCCGTCATCAACGGGTCGCTGCGCAAGGATTCGCTCAATCGCACGCTCGCCGAGGCGATCGCCGGCCTTGCAGCGGAATCGATGCGCTTTCAGTTCGTCGAGATCGGCGACCTGCCTCTCTACAACGAGGATTTGTGGGCGCAGCCGCCGGAATCCGTGCTGCGCCTGAAGCGGGAGGTCGAGGCGGCCGACGCCGTGCTCTTCGTCACGCCCGAATACAATCGTTCCTTCTCGCCCGCGATCAAGAACGCCATCGACTGGGGCACCCGCCCGTGGGGCCAGAATTCATGGGAATCCAAGCCGTCCGCCGTCATCGGCACGAGCCCGGGCGCAGGCGGGGCGATGGCCGGGCAGAATGCGCTGAAGAGCCTGCTGACCGTCGTCGATACGGTGCAGATGGGCCAGCCGGAGGTCTACTTCCAGTTCAAGCCCGAGCTGTTCGCGGCGGATGGCAGCGTCGCGGATGAGAAGACCCGCGAGTTCCTGATGCGGTGGGTGAGGCGCTTCGACGGCTTCATCGAGCGCGTCTCGCCGCCCAAGACGAGCGCGCAGGCCGACGCGGCCTGA
- a CDS encoding cytochrome P450: MRRTDPSPPTDLPASLVFGPNEDCFRLDPREPVFYLDPYPAYAALRERTPLGFWEEAGCIAAFEHTTVSRLLKDRRLGRILPAGPDGRPARDVPAHLEAFYALEAHSLLDLEAPTHTRLRALVSKAFVSRNVERLEGTIETLANRLIDAFEADGEVELVTAFAEPLPVAIISDLIGVDRSHAPLLLQWSHAMVAMYGFLRDRAVEEAADRASREFRAFLQETIRRKRRFPADDLVSALIAAETESGRLSEDEMISTLAVLLNAGHEATVHAIGNGTRAILESGLDPQALFADEASGEASVEEVLRFDTPLHLFRRVAFQDIELAEGRWLRRGEEIALMLGAANRDPAVFAAPDRFDPARGRNGHVAFGAGIHFCIGAPLARLELRVALATLFRRLPALRLAGEPRARDSFHFRGLPRLDLAF; encoded by the coding sequence ATGCGCCGCACAGACCCCTCCCCACCGACCGACCTTCCCGCCAGCCTCGTCTTCGGCCCGAACGAGGATTGCTTTCGCCTCGATCCGCGCGAACCGGTTTTCTACCTCGACCCCTACCCCGCTTACGCTGCCCTGCGCGAACGCACGCCGCTGGGCTTCTGGGAGGAGGCGGGCTGCATCGCGGCCTTCGAGCACACCACGGTCTCGCGACTTCTGAAGGACCGGCGGCTCGGCCGTATTCTGCCGGCGGGGCCGGACGGGCGGCCTGCCCGGGACGTGCCGGCGCATCTGGAAGCCTTCTACGCGCTGGAGGCCCACTCGCTCCTGGACCTCGAGGCGCCCACCCATACGCGCCTTCGCGCCCTGGTTTCCAAAGCCTTCGTCTCGCGCAATGTGGAGCGGCTGGAAGGAACCATCGAAACCCTCGCCAACAGGCTGATCGATGCATTCGAGGCGGACGGGGAGGTCGAACTGGTGACCGCCTTCGCCGAGCCGCTGCCCGTCGCGATCATCTCCGACCTCATCGGCGTGGATCGTTCGCACGCGCCGCTGCTCCTCCAGTGGTCGCACGCCATGGTCGCGATGTACGGCTTCCTGCGCGACCGCGCCGTCGAGGAGGCGGCGGACCGGGCGTCGCGCGAGTTCCGGGCCTTTCTGCAGGAGACGATCCGCCGCAAGAGGCGGTTTCCGGCGGACGATCTCGTCTCGGCGCTGATCGCGGCGGAAACGGAATCGGGACGCCTGAGCGAGGACGAGATGATCTCGACGCTGGCCGTCCTCCTGAACGCCGGCCACGAGGCCACTGTCCATGCCATCGGCAACGGCACGCGGGCGATCCTCGAAAGCGGCCTCGACCCGCAAGCCCTTTTCGCGGACGAGGCAAGCGGGGAAGCGAGCGTGGAGGAGGTCCTGCGCTTCGATACGCCTCTGCATCTCTTCCGCCGCGTCGCCTTTCAGGACATCGAGCTGGCCGAGGGCCGGTGGCTGAGGCGCGGCGAGGAGATCGCGCTGATGCTCGGCGCGGCCAATCGCGATCCGGCCGTCTTCGCCGCACCCGACCGGTTCGATCCGGCGCGCGGGCGCAACGGGCATGTCGCCTTCGGCGCGGGCATCCATTTCTGCATCGGCGCGCCCCTCGCCCGGCTGGAACTGCGCGTGGCGCTGGCCACGCTGTTTCGCCGCCTGCCGGCCCTGCGCCTTGCGGGCGAGCCGCGGGCGCGCGACAGCTTCCACTTCCGGGGCCTGCCGCGCCTCGACCTTGCGTTCTAG
- a CDS encoding SOUL family heme-binding protein: protein MMFRDKPSAYERMTDALGDMGERIAELEAQLVERVNPRPSRLERLRRTVSHEIGRLPGLSHETPGYLPSFLSGLSLPTASEAQRSLKRAQRSLAEGAHEAREHLPTFSNWHWPELRAPRSVSFRRGREAQRGLDYFRARPELTTALVVGGAVLAVGATFYVTKKIAEHAEEPDYETVRKDGDVEIRDYDAMIIAETVKSGYHEKARRAGFETLYDFIRANNRSGKKIAMTTPVLQQLSEGEGRSKGWAVRFVMPKKYTKASLPTPVSDEVTIEEIPARRMAAVSFSGSFTASLASKKLMALYNYLADEGLKQKGDPIYAFYNPPWVPGFMRRNEILIEVER from the coding sequence ATGATGTTCCGCGACAAGCCATCGGCCTATGAACGCATGACGGACGCGCTCGGCGACATGGGGGAACGGATCGCCGAGCTTGAGGCCCAGCTCGTGGAGCGCGTGAACCCAAGGCCCTCCCGGCTGGAGCGGCTGCGCCGCACCGTCAGCCACGAGATCGGGCGCCTGCCCGGCCTGTCGCACGAAACGCCCGGCTACCTGCCCTCCTTCCTGTCCGGCCTCTCGCTTCCCACCGCGTCCGAGGCGCAGCGCTCGCTCAAGCGCGCGCAGCGCTCGCTTGCGGAGGGCGCGCACGAGGCGCGCGAGCATCTTCCCACCTTCTCCAACTGGCACTGGCCCGAGCTTCGCGCGCCGCGCTCCGTCAGCTTCCGGCGCGGCCGCGAAGCGCAGCGGGGCCTGGACTATTTCCGCGCCCGGCCCGAGCTGACCACGGCGCTGGTCGTGGGCGGCGCCGTGCTGGCGGTGGGGGCGACCTTCTACGTCACCAAGAAGATCGCCGAACATGCGGAAGAGCCGGACTACGAGACCGTGCGCAAGGATGGCGACGTCGAGATCCGCGATTATGACGCGATGATCATCGCCGAGACGGTCAAGAGCGGCTATCATGAGAAGGCGCGGCGCGCCGGGTTCGAGACGCTCTACGACTTCATCCGCGCCAACAACCGGTCCGGCAAGAAAATCGCGATGACGACGCCGGTTCTCCAGCAGCTTTCCGAGGGCGAAGGCCGCTCAAAAGGCTGGGCCGTGCGTTTCGTCATGCCGAAGAAATACACCAAGGCCAGCCTGCCCACGCCCGTTTCGGACGAGGTGACGATCGAGGAGATTCCGGCCCGGCGCATGGCGGCGGTCAGCTTCTCCGGCTCCTTCACCGCCTCGCTGGCCAGCAAGAAGCTGATGGCGCTCTACAACTACCTCGCGGACGAGGGGCTGAAGCAGAAGGGCGATCCGATCTATGCCTTCTACAACCCGCCGTGGGTGCCAGGCTTCATGCGGCGCAACGAGATTCTGATCGAAGTCGAGCGCTGA